GTGTTGATCAGCACCGTCAACCACTCGGCCTGCGCGCCGACATCCTTCAAAGAGCGGGTCAACTGCAGCGGCACCAGCAGGAATTTGTCGTTGGTGGCGGTGTTGCCGGTGTTGATCACGTCGTTGACTTCGACGTCGGCGGCATTGGCCTGGCCATGGATGGTGCCGACCAGCAACGAAGCCTCGCCGCCGCGCTTCAGCCCCAGCACCGCGGCCAGCGCCTCGCCGACCGACACGCCGTTGGGCTTGTCGGCGACGATGTTGCGGTGCACGCCGCTAAGCGGGCCCAGTATCAGCTGCAGCGCGGCCGGGTCTATGCCCTCGGCGATGAAGATGGTGCTGTTGCGGCCGTTGGAGATCATGCCGTCCAGCCCCATCCGCGGCAGCACATGGCCCTGCGGCAGGCGCTTGCGGACGATGGCATCCACCTTGGCGATCTCGGCCGGCGTCAGCAGGTAGCGCGCCGGATGCAGCTTGCCCTCGGTGCGCCAGCCGCGCTTGTTGACCGACAGGTGGCCGATCATCTCGCCGTGGATGGAGAGGTTGGCCAGCCCGGTGTAGATGGTCTGGGTGTAGCCGGCGAACAGCGCCAGCGCGGCGATGCCGAAAGCGATGGACAGCAGGGTAACCAGGCTGCGGCGGCGGTTGCGCAGCAGATTGCGCCACGCCATCACGATGGGATTCATGTCAGGCTCTCCGCGTTCAGTTTCAGCATGCTCTCCTCGTAGGAGGCCTCGGCGATCTCGCCATCGCGCAGCGCCAAGTGGCGCGACACCCGCGCCAGCAGCCTGGGATCATGGGTGGACAGCACGAAGGTGACGCCGGTCCTGTGGTTCAGCGCCTGCATCAGGTCTATCACCTCGCGGCTGGTGCGCGAGTCCAGGTTGGCGGTCGGCTCGTCGGCGATCACCAGCGAAGGCTCGGTCACCATCGCCCGCGCGATCGCCACCCGCTGGCGCTGGCCGCCGCTGAGCTTTTCCGGCGGATGGTCGGCAAAGGCCTCCAGGCCCACTTTCTGCAGCCAGGCCCGGGCGCGCTCCCTGGCCTGGGCCTTGGGAAGGCGCTGGCAGTAAAGCGGCAGCATCACGTTCTCCAGCGCCGACAGCACCGGGATCAGGTTGAAGTTCTGGAACACGAAGCCGATCTCGCGGCTGCGGTAGTCGGACAAGGCGTTGTCGTCCAGGCCGGCGACGTCCCGGCCGCGGAACAGCATCCGGCCATAGCTGGGGCTGTCTATCAGGCCCAGCAGGTTGAGCAGGGTGGATTTGCCGGAGCCGGACGGCCCCCAGATCGCCAGGAAATCGCCAGGCTGGACCGCCAGCGACGCGTGGCGCAGGGCCTCGATCCGGGTTTCGCCCAGCAAAAAGGTGCGGCCCGCGTCCTGCAGCTCGACGATGGGCCCGCTTGTCGATGGTTTGACTGCTGTACTCATGAAGCGCTCGCTCGTTTTTCGAAAGGGACAGGCGGCATGGTTTTTTAATGAATATATCATTTAATAAATTCAACAACCATGACAATGAATTCAACAGGACGGCGCACCGGCCAGATCGGCGATCAGGGCCGAGTAGTCGCGGCGCTTGGCCTCCTCGCTCAGCGGCGCCAGCAGCCGGCACAACGCCGGCGCCAGCCTGGGCTGCAAGCCGCTGGCCAGCGCGTGCTCGCACTCCCAGCGCAGGTCTTTCTCCAGATTGGCCAGCGAGAAGCGCGGCGCGTGGTCGCCGTCCAGATAGCGCTGCCCCAGCCGCCGGTACAAGGGCGAGGCCAGGCCGCTGCCGTCCAGCGCGTCGAGGAAGCTGTCCACCGCCAGCCCGTGCGCCCTGAGCAACGCGATCGCCTCGCCCAGCCCGCCCGCCATCACGCCCACCAGCAGGTTCAAAGCCAGCTTGGCGGTATTGCCCGCGCCCAGCCCGCCCAGATGATGGACGCCGCGCCCCAGCGCCCACAGCAGCGGGCTCGCCCACTCCACGTCCGCCTCCGCGCCGCCGACCAGAAAATGCAGGGTGCCGTGGCTGGCGTCGTGCACGCTGCCGGTCATCGGCGCCTCCACCAATGGCCAGCCGGCCGCTGCCGCTTCGGCGCCCAGCGCGGCCAATTGGGTGGGCTGATGGGTGCCCAGGTCCACCAGCCGGCGGCCGGCGGCCGGCGCGCTGGCGATGCCGTTGTCGCCGAACAACAGCGCGCGCAGCGCGGCGCTGTCGGTCAGCACCGTCGCCACCCAGTCGGCTCCAGCCACCGCTTCGGCCGGCGTCGCGTGCGCGCTGGCCCCGGCGTCCCGCAACGGCGCCGTCCGCTCCGGGCTGCGGTTATAGACCCGCACCTCCCAGCCCAGGCCCAGCAGCCGCAGTCCCAGCGCGGTTCCCATCGCGCCGCAGCCGATCAGCGCCAGCCGTTTTCCCGCATTCCGCCTGCTCATGCCGCCTCCCCCGCCACCTCGACCAAGGCCTTGAAGCGCTCGCGCCGGTACAGCGCGGCGAAGTAATCCGGCACCTCGTCCAGGCGCAATCTGTCGGAAAACATCAGGTCCAGCGCCGGCGCGCAATCGGCCATCGCCGCCGCCACCTCGCCGCGCAGGCCGATCGGATCGCCAATCACGAACTGCAGCGCGATCTCGCGCTGCATCAGCGCGCCCCAGTCCAATTCGAAACGGCCGGCTTGCGATCCCGCGCCGACCAGCCTGCCGCGCGGCCGCAATGCCGCCAGCGCGGTTTTCAGGCCGCTTTCGCCGCCCACCGCGTCCACCGCGGCGTCGAAAACGCCGGCCAAGCCCGGCGCCGCGTCCGACAGCGGCTGCCCGACCGCGATCTCCGCCACCGCCAGCCCCCCGCCGCGCGCGCGCGCCGCGCGGGCAGGGCTGGCCTCCAACAACAGGACCTCGACACCCCGGCGCGCCGCCAGCCAGGCGGTCAAGACGCCCACCGGGCCGGCCCCGACCACCGCCAAACGTTCGCCCGGAGCCAGCGCCAGCCGTTGCAGCGCGCCCAGCGCGGTCGGCATCACGTCGCCGGACAACAGGCCGAAGCGCGGGTCGGCGCCAGCGGCCAGCGGGCTCAGCGCGACATCCGCCCGCGGCACTCTCACGTATTCGGCCAGGCCGCCGTCCAGCCGCGGCTGCAGGCCGGAGAAGCCGAACAGCCGCCGTTCGCCGCACTGGGCATGCCGGCCCGCCGCGCAAGACTCGCATTCGCCGCAGGCGACGAAATCGGCGCAGGCCGCGCGCTGTCCGGGCCGCAGCCGCCTGACCGCCGCCCCCACCGCCGCCACCTCGCCGACGAATTCGTGCCCGATCACCGTGCCCGGCTCGAAACCCGGCACCGCGCCGCGGTAGATGTGCAGATCGGTGCCGCAGGTGGACGCGTGGGTAACCCTGAGCAGCGCATCGTCCGGCGCCAACAGCGCCGGCCGCGGCAGCATCGCCAGCCTCAGCCGTTGCGGCCCGTCCCATACCACCGCCTTCATCGTGTTCATCTGAGCTCCATCGCAAAGCGGTAGGCCGCCTGCAGCGCGGCGGCCAGATTGACGCCCAAGACGCCGCCGTCGGCCGCCCCCAGCACGGTGCAGGGAATGCCGGCCCGCCTCAGCGCCTCCTCCGGCCCCGGCCGCGGCGTCTGGCCGGCGGCGATCACCACGCTGCGCGCCGGCAGGCTGCGCGCCGCGCCGCCGCGCTCGCGCACGATCACCGCGTCGCCGGTGATCTCGACGACTTCGACCCGGCCCAGCAAGCGCACGCCGTCGCGGCGTAGCGCGTCCATCAATATCCAGCGCGTGGTGCGGCCGACGCGGTGGGCGAACTTGCGGCCGGAACGCTGCAGCAGCGTGATCGCCGGCGCCTCGTCGTCCGCGCCGCCGTCCAGGTACGGCGCCAGCGCCTCCGCCGGCAAATGCCGCGCCAGATAGGCGCGCGCATCGCGGGTCAGCTTGCCGCGCTTGGCTGCCAGGTATTTCGCCAGGTCGCAGGCGATGCCTCCCCCGCCGATCACCACCACCGGAAACGCCACCGGACAGCCCTGCTCCAGCACCTCGGCATAGTCCCGCACATGCGGCAGCTCCAGCCCCGGCACGCCTTCCGGCCGGCGCGGCGCGGCGCCCTGCGCCAGCACCACGTGGTCCCAACGCGCGCCGTCGAGCGCGCGCGCGTCGAAACGGCAGCCCAGCCGCACCGCCACGCCCGCGCGCAGCAGCTCGCCGCGGTAATGGCGGATGGTGGCGGCGAACTCCTCCTTTTGCGGAATGCGCGCCGCCAGGCGCAACTGGCCGCCCAGTTCGTCCCCGGCCTCAAACAGCGTCACCCGCGCGCCGCGCCGCGCCAGGAACAGGGCCGCGCCCATGCCGCTGATGCCGCCGCCGGCCACCGCCACCTCCATCGCGCGCGGCAGCGGCGGATAGCGGCCTTCGTCCGGCAGCCCGCAATCCGGATTGACGCTGCAGCCGACCGGCTGGCCAGTCAGCACGTGGTCCAGACAGCGCTGGTTGCAGGCGATGCAGGCGTTGATCTCGTCGAAACGGTTGCTTTCGGCCTTGCTGGCCAGCGCCGGGTCGGCCAGAAAGGGGCGCGCCATCGCGATCACATCGGCGCAGCCGTCCAATAGCAGCGCTTCGCCGTCGCGCGGGTCGTTGACGCGGTTGCTGACGGCCAGCTTCAGCTGCGGATAGCGACGCCGCGCCAGCCGGGCGGCGTCGGCGAAAGCCGCGCGCGGCACCGCCGCCGCGATCGTCGGCACCTCGGATTCGTGCCAGCCTATGCTGACGTTGAGCAGGTCGATGCCGTAGGGCAGCAGCTTGCCGATCAGCGCCATCGACTCCTCGGCGCCCAGCCCGTCCGGCAGCAGGTCCATGCAGGGCAGGCGGAAGATCAGCGGAAAATCCGCGCCGACGCGGCGGCGCACCGCGGCGGCGATCTCCACCGCCAGCCGCGCGCGGTTGTCGAAGCCGCCTCCCCAGCGGTCGGTCCGCTTATTGCAAGCCGGGGCCAGGAATTGGTGCACCAGGAAGCCCTGGCCGAACAGCAGCTCGATCGCGTCGTAGCCGGCGGCGACGGCGCGGGCCGCGCAATCGGCGTGGGCGGCGATGGTCGCCTGGATCTCGGCCTCGCTCAGCGGCCTGGGCGTGAACACGCTGGACGGCAGCCGCTCGGCCGACGACGACACCATGCCGCCGTGAAAGGCCTCGCGGCCGAAATGCAGGATCTGCAGCGCGATGCGGCCGCCGGCCTCGTGCACCGCGCCGGTGATCAGCCGATGCCCGGCGATTTCGTCGTCGCGACACAGGGCGAAGCCCCCCTGGGTGGTCTTGCCGGCCTCGTCCGGCGCGCAGCCGGCGCTGACGATCAGGCCGACGCCCTCGCGCGCGCGCAGCGCGTAGAACGCCGCCATCCTGTGCCAGGCGTCGTCGCACTCGTCCAGGTTGAGGTGCATCGAGCTCATCAGCAGCCGGTTGGGCAGCCGCAGCCGGTTCAGGCGGATGGGCGAGAACAGCCGGCCGAGCAAGGGTCTGGCTTCAGGCACACAGCCCTCCGTCGACGACCAGCACATGGCCGGTGATATAGCTGGCCGCGCCCGAGCACAGGAAGCCGACGGTCTGCGCCACCTCCTCCGGCCTGCCGAAGCGCGCCAGCGGGATCTGCCTGGCGCGCGCGTCCTCCAGCAAGGCCGCGCCCTTGTCCGACGCCTTCATCTGCGCCAACATGTCGGTGTCGATGAAACCCGGCGCCACCGCGTTGACGCGTATGCCGTAGCGGCCGACCTCGCGCGCCAGCCCGCGGGTCAGCGCCAAGAGGCCGGCCTTGGCCGCCGCGTAATTGGCCTGGCCGACCTGGGCCCGCATGCCGCCGACCGAGGCGATGTTGACGATCTGCCCGCTCTTGCGGCTCATCATGGTCTGCAGCGCGGCGCGCGCGCAGTGGAAGCTGCCGTCCAGATTGCTGCCCAGCACCGCGCTCCAGTCGTCGGCCGGCATCATCGCCAACAGGCCGTCGCGGACGATGCCGGCGTTGTTGACCAGAGTCTGCACCCAGAAGCCGCGCTGGCGGATGTCGGCGAACATCGCCGCCACCGCGTCGCGGTCGGACACGTCGGCGCCAACCGGATAGGCCTCGCCGCCGCCGGCCCGGATCGCCGCGCAAGCATCCTCGGCCGCCTTGGCGTCGCTGCGATAGTTGACGAAGACCGGCAGCTTGCGGCCGGCCAGCTCCAGCGCGATCGCGCGGCCTATGCCCCGCCCCGCCCCGGTCACCAGCGCCGCCTTGCGCAAGGCGAGCGGCAGTGCGTGTTCACTCATCGGATTCTCCATATGGCCGCCGCTTCCCAGCGCGCAGCGCGGAAATGATGACGCTCATCGGCGCAGCCCCAGCGCGCAGAAGGCGCCGGCGGCATCGTTGCCCAACACCAGCGCGGCGGCATCGTCCGGCAGCGTGCCGCCCGCGGCGGCCCGCGCCAGCGCCGGATCCGCGTCAGCCGCCACGTCCGGCGTCGCCGGCGCATGCCGGCGCGCCAGCGAGGCGGCGGCCAAGGCCACCTGCAGCGCGCCGCTCCAGCTCTCGCCCTCGCCCGCCAGGGCTCGCGCGGCTAACAGTCGGGACGGCTGCGCGGCGCCCTCCGCCTGCCAGCGCCGCAAGGCCAGCGTCTCCAGCCTTTCGTGAGCGCGCCCCGCGCCGCCGGCGCCCGGCAGCAGCAGGGCCGGCGCCATGTCGGCCGCGCGGCGCCAGCCGTCCAGCAGCGATTGGACCGCGTCGCCCCGGCCCAGCCGGCCCGCGTGCCAGCCGCCCAGCCTGGCGTAGACGCGCGCGCCGCGCGCCGCAGCGTGTTCGGCATCCTCCAGCACCAGCATGCACGCGCCCTCGGACGGAATCAGCCCGCCGCCCCGTTCGCCGAAGAAGGCCGGCCTGCCGGCCAGCGCCGCGTCGCCGTAGTAATCGCGGCAGAAACGCAAGGCGAAGCGCGACAACGCCTCCACGCCGCCCGCCAACGCGACCTTGGCTCGCCCGGAGCGGATCAGGCCGGCGGCGCGCGCCACCGCCTGCAGCGAAGCCAGCGGCCCCGACGCCAGCACCGAGCTGGGGCCCCGCAGGCCGAAGCGGATCGCCATCTGGCCGCAGGCGATATTGCGCGCCACCAGCGGGAATTCGGCCGGATTGATCCGCTCCGGCCGCCCCTGCAGCAACGGCAGCGAAAACTTGTGCACCGAGGTCTGCTCCGAGCGCGCGGTGCCCAGCAGCGTCGCGCAGTCCTCCGGTGCCTCGCCGTCGCCGTAGCCGGCATCTTCCAGCGCCGCGCCGGCGGCGAAGCTGGCCAGCATCATCGGCTTG
This genomic window from Chromobacterium violaceum ATCC 12472 contains:
- a CDS encoding ABC transporter permease is translated as MNPIVMAWRNLLRNRRRSLVTLLSIAFGIAALALFAGYTQTIYTGLANLSIHGEMIGHLSVNKRGWRTEGKLHPARYLLTPAEIAKVDAIVRKRLPQGHVLPRMGLDGMISNGRNSTIFIAEGIDPAALQLILGPLSGVHRNIVADKPNGVSVGEALAAVLGLKRGGEASLLVGTIHGQANAADVEVNDVINTGNTATNDKFLLVPLQLTRSLKDVGAQAEWLTVLINTPAKAGGQLDKGMLAMLTTPAPDEATTIALRDRLQADFQAAGLDLEVRTWQDMSLYYKQVKNMYDLIFTLLLGIVLAIVVLSIANAMSMSVLERTREIGTLRAMGYRRVRVVGLFIAEACLQVALGCLLGLLLFWLASHAVNAANIQYVPPGNSVSVPLYIDFDPARTVFAMLLLGTLSIVAAWMPARKASGQQITLSLAHS
- a CDS encoding ABC transporter ATP-binding protein, with the translated sequence MSTAVKPSTSGPIVELQDAGRTFLLGETRIEALRHASLAVQPGDFLAIWGPSGSGKSTLLNLLGLIDSPSYGRMLFRGRDVAGLDDNALSDYRSREIGFVFQNFNLIPVLSALENVMLPLYCQRLPKAQARERARAWLQKVGLEAFADHPPEKLSGGQRQRVAIARAMVTEPSLVIADEPTANLDSRTSREVIDLMQALNHRTGVTFVLSTHDPRLLARVSRHLALRDGEIAEASYEESMLKLNAESLT
- a CDS encoding NAD(P)-dependent oxidoreductase, with product MSRRNAGKRLALIGCGAMGTALGLRLLGLGWEVRVYNRSPERTAPLRDAGASAHATPAEAVAGADWVATVLTDSAALRALLFGDNGIASAPAAGRRLVDLGTHQPTQLAALGAEAAAAGWPLVEAPMTGSVHDASHGTLHFLVGGAEADVEWASPLLWALGRGVHHLGGLGAGNTAKLALNLLVGVMAGGLGEAIALLRAHGLAVDSFLDALDGSGLASPLYRRLGQRYLDGDHAPRFSLANLEKDLRWECEHALASGLQPRLAPALCRLLAPLSEEAKRRDYSALIADLAGAPSC
- a CDS encoding zinc-dependent alcohol dehydrogenase, whose protein sequence is MNTMKAVVWDGPQRLRLAMLPRPALLAPDDALLRVTHASTCGTDLHIYRGAVPGFEPGTVIGHEFVGEVAAVGAAVRRLRPGQRAACADFVACGECESCAAGRHAQCGERRLFGFSGLQPRLDGGLAEYVRVPRADVALSPLAAGADPRFGLLSGDVMPTALGALQRLALAPGERLAVVGAGPVGVLTAWLAARRGVEVLLLEASPARAARARGGGLAVAEIAVGQPLSDAAPGLAGVFDAAVDAVGGESGLKTALAALRPRGRLVGAGSQAGRFELDWGALMQREIALQFVIGDPIGLRGEVAAAMADCAPALDLMFSDRLRLDEVPDYFAALYRRERFKALVEVAGEAA
- a CDS encoding FAD-dependent oxidoreductase — translated: MPEARPLLGRLFSPIRLNRLRLPNRLLMSSMHLNLDECDDAWHRMAAFYALRAREGVGLIVSAGCAPDEAGKTTQGGFALCRDDEIAGHRLITGAVHEAGGRIALQILHFGREAFHGGMVSSSAERLPSSVFTPRPLSEAEIQATIAAHADCAARAVAAGYDAIELLFGQGFLVHQFLAPACNKRTDRWGGGFDNRARLAVEIAAAVRRRVGADFPLIFRLPCMDLLPDGLGAEESMALIGKLLPYGIDLLNVSIGWHESEVPTIAAAVPRAAFADAARLARRRYPQLKLAVSNRVNDPRDGEALLLDGCADVIAMARPFLADPALASKAESNRFDEINACIACNQRCLDHVLTGQPVGCSVNPDCGLPDEGRYPPLPRAMEVAVAGGGISGMGAALFLARRGARVTLFEAGDELGGQLRLAARIPQKEEFAATIRHYRGELLRAGVAVRLGCRFDARALDGARWDHVVLAQGAAPRRPEGVPGLELPHVRDYAEVLEQGCPVAFPVVVIGGGGIACDLAKYLAAKRGKLTRDARAYLARHLPAEALAPYLDGGADDEAPAITLLQRSGRKFAHRVGRTTRWILMDALRRDGVRLLGRVEVVEITGDAVIVRERGGAARSLPARSVVIAAGQTPRPGPEEALRRAGIPCTVLGAADGGVLGVNLAAALQAAYRFAMELR
- the fabG gene encoding 3-oxoacyl-ACP reductase FabG gives rise to the protein MSEHALPLALRKAALVTGAGRGIGRAIALELAGRKLPVFVNYRSDAKAAEDACAAIRAGGGEAYPVGADVSDRDAVAAMFADIRQRGFWVQTLVNNAGIVRDGLLAMMPADDWSAVLGSNLDGSFHCARAALQTMMSRKSGQIVNIASVGGMRAQVGQANYAAAKAGLLALTRGLAREVGRYGIRVNAVAPGFIDTDMLAQMKASDKGAALLEDARARQIPLARFGRPEEVAQTVGFLCSGAASYITGHVLVVDGGLCA
- a CDS encoding beta-ketoacyl synthase encodes the protein MREVAITGIGVVGPHGVGLAGVLDGRFVFSAWPDSASPPHAESLIASVGDYPRTRYFSERALRLMDKPMMLASFAAGAALEDAGYGDGEAPEDCATLLGTARSEQTSVHKFSLPLLQGRPERINPAEFPLVARNIACGQMAIRFGLRGPSSVLASGPLASLQAVARAAGLIRSGRAKVALAGGVEALSRFALRFCRDYYGDAALAGRPAFFGERGGGLIPSEGACMLVLEDAEHAAARGARVYARLGGWHAGRLGRGDAVQSLLDGWRRAADMAPALLLPGAGGAGRAHERLETLALRRWQAEGAAQPSRLLAARALAGEGESWSGALQVALAAASLARRHAPATPDVAADADPALARAAAGGTLPDDAAALVLGNDAAGAFCALGLRR